The genomic window aacaaccccgccccgCATGTCTGGGCACTCGATGGACTCGGGTAATCACCCCCCCTGTTGCTAGCTACTTTGAGCTTGTTTAGACGAGGCTTGTCGAAAGACAAGTTGACGACCCCAAAAAAGCCAAGACGAATGGTGCAACTTTGCAAGAGAATCATCGCGGCACTGCTCAGCTGTGATCAGAGACAAAACATCTCGGTTTTGAGGGATCACAATTTCTCATCTCAAGCAGAAGCATTCGGGCAAGAGGTGTCGTCGGAGGATGCCGTCTCTTAACTCTCGGCGGTCGCCAGCTTTCCCGTCCAGGCCGTGCGTTGCggagcggcggcggaggcgtgAGGAGTTCAGGGATGGCTGCCAGGGGGGGCTGGGGGCCACAGTGGAGGGCGCGGCGGGTGCATCACTCTGAAAAAGGCTTTCTTTTTCCAGTGGTTGAAGGAAACGTCACTGGAACGTCGACCAAACGCAACCGCAAACGCTGAAGCTCCCACTGCTCCCCGAACACCGAGAACAGAATCTCGAAAGCCTTCTGGTTGGATGACTGCCGACATTTTAATCTATCGATCTCACAGCGCCTGAGCATACTTGAGCTGCCCCTTCAGTCTATTGGAAGCACAAGCCGTCACCAAATATGCTCACGAGCCGCAAGAGTTTTCGTGGCCTCATTGTCAACACCCAACAGGTGGTCTTGCAGCACCCGGCAAGCTGTTCAGCAACCCTCGCCAATGCCAATCTTGGAAACGTCCCATTTCCATATACAACATTGGTCTTAAATGGTCTTTCAagttcttttcttttccttcttgctAATCCTCAAAAAAAGTCTTCAAGATCGACGCTGGTAGGACTCTTTTCGACCGAAGTCCTTCGTCAATAGTGTGTACCCCCCAGCGCTTGGGTTCCAGGCGGGAGGAACAGGTGGGTTGTGAACAGCGGGCTGTCTCGCTGGCTCAGGTGACTATAAAATTCTGGCGTTCTTGGTGTCTTGGCGAGGTGTCGTCAGGGAATCTGCCCCGCAGTTTAAACCCAGCCAATGTTGTTCCTGAACGCTGAACGACAGGCTGAGCATGTACctgacaaccacccccagaaCAAGCCCAGTGCAACAGCAGTGGACGAAATCTCTGAAATGCCTCCACTTCCAgcccctctccaccatcgaCAAGGAACACCGATGTCGGTGGCACAAAAGACTTGAAGTGGTGATGGCCTGCTGGGCAAAGCGCCTCTGGAAGGCACGGCATCCTCAGAACGCTGCCCTTTCTCGTGGTGAAGAGTGGTGGCATGTAACTGCAGCGTGACTATAGACCCACATATGGCAGCTCGTGAGTTGTTCGAGACTCATCAAGATCACGCTTCATGGCAGGGTTTTCagcccatctcctcctcttcacgGATTTCGGCGGCTCAAAGCTGTTGTGCTGGAGAGGAATAACTCGTACAAATACCAGCATGTCCCTATGATGTGAAGGTTGTGCCTGACGCTCCTCTATTCACatgacaacaccatcattgATCCAGATTATTTGATCCAGCCAAGGCCTGATATTCATCCCTCGACTTGACTACAATCTTGGCTTCAGTCTCAACCCACTCTGAGAAGTCTCCCCGGGCACTCGCCAAGGCTGGCGATAGATCTCGGGGGGGGCAATGAGACCGAacgggcgaggaggcgaGTGGAATTGGTAAGCGGTAGGACTTTTGGTGGGAGTCATTCAGTCATTCCAGAGTttccaaaaaggcaaaagagaGGGCAAAACGCTGAAGAGAAACGCTGGTAAACGCTAAAAACTCGAAACTctgagaaaggggggaacTTTGACCTGTTATTGCCCGGTTGACCAGGTGCATGCAGGACCGCTGTGAGGGGAAAAGCCATGTTCCCGTCGCAGACTAACGAACGATGGTGGTCGCTGACAGAAATGGTCGCCTGTCAAATCTCAGATGACAGCTGGCGGACAGTGGTCCGAGCACCCTGTAAGGGTTCTGAAATGAGAGCCAGCTCTTTCTGTCACTTGCTGCGCAACAGGTTGCGTTCCAACAGAGCAGGGAGTCGAGTGACTTGTGGCCGAAGTACCTGGTTTTCATTAGTCACTTATAACAGGGTGTGCCACCCAGCCGGAAGAGAGTTCAGAGCAGAACgaacaaccctcctctctctcaacTCAAGCTCACAGTTGAGCCTCTGACGACAATTGAACAAGACTGATTGAATCGACTGTTTATCCAGACTCAAGACAGCCAGCCAACCAGGAACCATTCTCCAAGGCTCAAAGCAAGAGACCGGGACATCGCCTCCATTGCTTTAGGGACAACCCCTCTTACAACCTCTTAAACAGCTCTGAACCAAGAGATCCCAAGAGCTCCCAAAGCAGTCCATCCCGGCTTTGTTCCTCGTGGCATCGTCTGCTACTTAGCCGCCATCTCTCCAGGGCCCAGAAGCTTGTCTGTCGATTGTCTTCACTGCACCCGCCGGGCCGGGAACCTAGCAACTCTTGTTGAGACTTCACTTGTCCCCCAACGAATAGGATCCTATCTTTGAGATCCCATCAAGGCCCACGGGGACAACTCCCATCTCCATACATCAGCAGAAGCCCAACGACAGCCAGctcatccttctccaacaagtTCAAGTTCCGTCCCGAGGCTCCAGCTGCAGGTCGACCAAATCGGTGTCTTCTTCTGTTGACGTTTCCAAGGCTTGAGTCTTGAGCGGATTCAGAGTGGATACTGGACGGCCCATCGGCTGATCGAGCAAGTTCCGTTGTGCGAAGAGGGGTGTGAAGCGAGCGAGGAGCCGGAAGTCGGACAACAACCTAGAAAGACaccaaaaaagaataaaagcTGGTGCCAGTGCCAGCACACCCGACAACCAGCACGACCGAGAAACAAAACACGAGTTGTCAAGAATTCGGAGCCGGATCAGGATCAGGAACAAATCGCAAAACGCAGGCGTCAGCGTGTGAGTGACGGCAGCCAATCTAGTCACGGCGTGGACTTGGTCCAACGACAGAAACGCAGCGTGACCTGGTTCAACCCAGAACGGAGGTCGGGGCTGGGTGGAAGCACCTGGCTATTTGTCTCCGTGCAGGCCCAGAGTCCTAGCGGCGGTCTGCggacccctcccaccaccaccggcattAACATTACATAAAACCCTCCATTCTGCTCTTTTCTTGACACATACCCAACCTGTCAACGACCTTCTGCTTATCTCTGACCCTCCCGGAATCTCCCTCGACAATCTTGGTTTTGACACACGAAAATCTGGGGAATCCAACACCTCACTCAGCCTTACCTTATCGCTGGGACAGATACCACCGATACCAGATCCCCCCCGTTGAAACGAACGAACAACACCCGGTCCCAACCTGCCGGATCCCGCAAACCGTTTATTCCAGATGACGCACTGATTGGCGCCCTTCCCCGGCTTTTGTCGAACTGTCACTGCTgtcatcccaccaccaaaaactccaacaGAGTTTAGGTGTGCATCGCCTGGCATTCCCGCTGCAGCATAGCGccctactgctgctgcttcgcCCCCGCCCAAAATCAGGTACATACTACCTCTTTATCATCTGTCTGATATCTCCTGCCTCGTCGAGATACCTTGGCCGACGCCTACCGAGCTGTCAGTGCGGCACGGCACCACCCCTATCGACGACAAGCTTTTTGGAGAAGAGCCAAGTAAGGTCTAACGCCTCTGTTATCTGCCTTAGCCACGAACCGGACAGCAAGGATATGTCCGATAAGATGTCTGTCGACAAGAAAGATCCACCTAAAGACGACCACAGTGAAGTAGAGTCCATGGCGTCCAGCCCGGAAGGAGAGGCGCCTCCAAACAACGCCCCGGCCCAAGCCGAGAACCAGCAGCCCAAGCGAAAAGGGGGTCGCAAACCTGTACGTACTCTTTTGTGCCCACATCGCCATGTGCTGTGGGTCACGTCTGATCTCATGACAAACGTGTACTAACCGGCAAAGTAGATCTATGCGACATCTGAGGAGAGAAAGCAGAGGAACCGTCAGGCCCAGGCTGCTTTTCGTGAGCGCAGAACCGAGTAcatcaagcagctcgaggaGGCCATCCGCACCCATGAGCAAAACCTGGCTAACCTCCAGGCTGCCCATCGCCATGCTGCCGACGAGTGCCTGATGTTGCGCTACAAGAACTCGCTTCTTGAGCGGATTCTGCTGGAAAAGGGTATTGACGTGCAAGCGGAGCTGCGTGCTAAAACTGGCAGTCCGAATCTTGGGCCGACTCACATGCCCCAGAACCTGGTTCAGCCGCCTCCGATCCAACGTGCTATCCTGAACCGCCACCATGCTCGCCGGTCCAACTCCAGCATCGCCCCGAAACTGGAGCCGGGAGCCATCTCGCCGCTGCCTCCTCCGGTTCACTCTCACGTCTCGGCACTGTCGCCCAAGAGTCGACACACGCCCTCGTCCCACTCGGCCTCGCCCACGGCGACAACCTCGTTTGGGTCTCAGCATGCTGCCTCACCAGCAACCTCTGACCACATGAACGGCTCTGTTCGGCCCTCGATGGCGCCAGTCAATGGTATGAAggcacctccgcctcctcatctggCCCCGATTCATGGTTTGCCAGGACCTCGCCAAATGCAAATACCCGGAATCCATCAGCCCACGAACCATGCGAGACAGAATGTGACGCAGAGTCCCGCCGCTTTCTACCCTACGCCATCGTTCCAGAATCATATTGAGCAGCTCGGCAAGTTGTCCcatctcttttctttgtccccCCTTCGTCCTATAGAACTCTGTCGTCCTAGGTTTTAATATTTGAATACAGAACAGGAATATGATGCTGCAGCCGACATGATGGATGAAGGTCAGGAGGGTCCTGACACGCCCAACGGCGGCCCTGGACCCTACCCTGGTCAGCCCTACACTGGTGAGCCACAGTCCATGTCGCTATCATCGCCAGTCACGACGGGCCCCCCTGGGACCCAGGTCATTGCCGGCCAGTCGCCGATCGACAGCCCTGCTCACACCC from Podospora pseudoanserina strain CBS 124.78 chromosome 7 map unlocalized CBS124.78p_7.2, whole genome shotgun sequence includes these protein-coding regions:
- a CDS encoding uncharacterized protein (EggNog:ENOG503P0TG; COG:S) — its product is MSDKMSVDKKDPPKDDHSEVESMASSPEGEAPPNNAPAQAENQQPKRKGGRKPIYATSEERKQRNRQAQAAFRERRTEYIKQLEEAIRTHEQNLANLQAAHRHAADECLMLRYKNSLLERILLEKGIDVQAELRAKTGSPNLGPTHMPQNLVQPPPIQRAILNRHHARRSNSSIAPKLEPGAISPLPPPVHSHVSALSPKSRHTPSSHSASPTATTSFGSQHAASPATSDHMNGSVRPSMAPVNGMKAPPPPHLAPIHGLPGPRQMQIPGIHQPTNHARQNVTQSPAAFYPTPSFQNHIEQLGKLSHLFSLSPLQQEYDAAADMMDEGQEGPDTPNGGPGPYPGQPYTGEPQSMSLSSPVTTGPPGTQVIAGQSPIDSPAHTQQSAYPSMTQLLDPSYDFDPFGLSASMAFPTQFSFDTSNMR